A single genomic interval of Lysobacter avium harbors:
- the fis gene encoding DNA-binding transcriptional regulator Fis: MNAAATRTDTIRSGNRVPLRDHVATSIRRYLRDLDGSANADLYEIALRELEIPLFAEVLTHCDGNQSRAAAMLGIHRATLRKKLREYGLV; the protein is encoded by the coding sequence TTGAATGCTGCAGCCACTCGCACCGACACCATCCGTTCCGGCAATCGGGTGCCCCTGCGCGATCACGTCGCAACGTCGATCCGGCGTTACCTGCGCGACCTCGACGGCAGCGCGAACGCGGACCTCTACGAGATCGCCCTGCGCGAGCTGGAAATCCCCCTGTTCGCCGAAGTCCTGACGCACTGCGATGGCAACCAGAGCCGCGCCGCCGCGATGCTGGGCATCCACCGCGCTACCCTGCGCAAGAAGCTGCGCGAGTACGGTCTGGTATAG